The Paenibacillus sp. BIC5C1 DNA segment TTCCGTATCCAATGAAAGCAAAGCTCTGGCATGACGCTCCGAAATCTTACGTTCCATCAGTGCTGTCTTAATGCCTTCCGGTAGCTGTAACAACCGGATTTTGTTGGCGATCGTTGACTGGCTTTTACCTAATCGCTGCGCAAGACTTTCCTGTGTAAGTTGGTGCAGGTCAATCAATTTCTGATAAGCAACAGCCTCTTCAATTGAAGTGAGTCCTTCACGCTGCAGGTTTTCGATCAATGCGATGGACGCTGCCTGAGAGTCGTTGAATTCACGCACAATGGCCGGAATATGATCCAAGCCCAGTTTTCGAACTGCACGCCAGCGACGTTCCCCGGCGATAATCTCATATGATCCATTTCGTACGCGGACGACAATCGGTTGTATAACTCCATGTGTCTTGATCGTCTGCAACAACTCATCAATTTTATCATCATCAAAAATAGTACGGGGTTGATATGGGCTGCTCACAATTTCATTGACCGGAATTTGTTTAATCTCATCTCCGTTATTGCGCTCCGCCAAACCAAACAACTTCGAAAATTGTTCTTTCATTCCGTATATTACCACCTAGTTTCGTAATAGCTCCCGCAAAGTTGCAGGTGCTTCTTATTCAATATGCGACTCTTCCAAATGCTGTCGTTCTTCGAATAAGTTTTGCCTTCCATGACGCCATCTGTAAACCTATACAATAAAGC contains these protein-coding regions:
- the noc gene encoding nucleoid occlusion protein; protein product: MKEQFSKLFGLAERNNGDEIKQIPVNEIVSSPYQPRTIFDDDKIDELLQTIKTHGVIQPIVVRVRNGSYEIIAGERRWRAVRKLGLDHIPAIVREFNDSQAASIALIENLQREGLTSIEEAVAYQKLIDLHQLTQESLAQRLGKSQSTIANKIRLLQLPEGIKTALMERKISERHARALLSLDTEELQMKLLGEIIDKELNVKQTEARVAFYKESSKIKKSKRISFTKDVRLALNTIRQSIDMVSGSGLDIKTKEADHEDHYEIVIHIPKRK